Below is a genomic region from Dehalococcoides mccartyi.
GGGCAGGTTGGCCATAGCATCTATAAGTTTCTGGCTGATATCCTTGGGGTGGCTGGTTAAAAAACGTATCCGGAGTAAACCCGGTATGTCATGAAGGGCATGAAGCAAATCTGCCAGACAGGGCTTTTCAGGCAGGTCATGCCCGTAGGAATCAACATTCTGCCCCAGCAGCACCACCTCACGGCTACCCCTCCTGACCAATTCGGCCGCTTCACAGTAAATTTCGGCTATGGTACGGCTTTTTTCCCGCCCGCGGCGGTAAGGCACAACACAGTAAGTACAAAAATTATTGCACCCCTGCATAATAGTCACGCTGGCACTTACCGGCGGCTTAAGCGGCAGAATAAACCCTTGCGGAATTTCATGCCAATCAGGTATACTGCCCGGTTCGAAAATATAATCTATAAACGGAAACTTTTTACGAATGGAAGAGATATCCTGCCCCACCAGGCAACCAGTCAGAGCTATTTTCAAGCGGGAATTTTTATCCTTCAGTTTACGTAACAGATGCAGACGGTTAATCACCTTGTTTTCGGCATGCTCGCGGACAACACAACTGTTTACCAGTACCAATTCGGCATCTTCAGCCTTATCTGCCGGGGAGTAGCCCCACAACTCAAAAAGCCTGCCCAAGCGCTCGGATTCGGCCTGATTCATCTGACAGCCAATAGTCCACAAATAGTAACCGGGCATAAGCAAAATATCTCCGCATCCAGATTAAACTAAATATAGATTATACCCTAATACGAAGCAATATCATAAATATCCATACAGAATATCACAGGAGTCTGGCCTAGATACGGTTGCGGTAAGCCGTAATCAAACTGGCAGCGAATACAATTATCCCCAAACCCCAAAAAAACGGGTTGAAAGCCAAGCCGACTACTGAAAAAATATATCCCATAAAAAACAGAGCAGAACCTACTGCCGCTCTGGCATTCAGGTTATTTTTAAGAACCAGAAAAAAACTTGTCCCCAATACCAATCCGGTTATCAAATATTCTATCCCTACCGAAATATCCGCATCGGTAAACAGCTTAAAAAAAGCCATAAGAGTGAATAAGACGGAAGCTACCCCAAGTAGTACAAGCCATACCCTGAATAATTTTTGGTCCAGAGTAGTGTTTCCTTCAGTCATAAAATTCTCCTTATGGCCATTGCGGGCCGTATTTTTGCCTGAGCGGCACTTCCCGTTTGCCTCTAAACCGAATACCGGTAAACAGACCTGTTATCTCAAGTAGTGTATAAACCGGCATACCGGTCTGTCAATGCCACTCAGGCAAACTGGGCGGTACTTTTATCTTTTTGGGTCTTGTATTTGCACCTCTGGCGGTATTAGTATGCTATCAAACCGGACGATGGGAGGAAATATGTTTAAAGAATTTAAAACATTCATTATGCGCGGCAATGTAGTGGATTTGGCGGTAGGTATAGTAATAGGTGCAGCCTTCGGGGCAATTGTCAACTCACTGGTAAAGGATGTTTTAATGCCTCCTGTCGGGTTACTATTAGGCAATGTTGATTTCAGCAATCTGTTTATAGTTCTTAAAGAAGGTGCCGCCAGCGGACCATATGAATCACTGCTGGTTGCCCAAACCGCCGGAGCAGTAACAATAAACTACGGGGTATTTATTAACGCGCTTATCAACTTTCTGATACTGGCTGCTGCTATTTTCTTTTTTATAGTCAGGCCGCTGAACCAGCTGGCCGCCCGCCAGAAAAGCAAAGATGCCGCCGCCCCTGCTCAAACAGATACCAAAGATTGCCCTTACTGCGCTACCCGCATACCCTTGAAAGCCAAGAAATGCCCATACTGCACATCAGAGCTGAAACAGACAGGATGAAAAAACAGCAGGGGATACAGAAAACTGGTGGCGGAGGGGGAGGGATTCGAACCCTCGACCCCGGTTTCCCGGGGCAAGCGCTTAGCAGGCGCCCGCACTAGACCACTATGCGACCCCCCCAGTGTCTAAACAAGAAGATAATATAGCATAAGAGCCCATTTGATACAACCAAAAGCCGCTTTTAAACAAGCTTGCGTATTATGATTGGCAATGAGGACAGAAGTAGCAGGCCCGTTGGCGTATCAGCTGGCGGGTTATAGGTGCACCACACTCAGGGCAAACCTCACCCCGGCGGTGGGCAACGTTAAACTCCAGCTGGGCGCCTCCCTTTGAGCCGTCAGGACGGTGATAAGTGCTGACACTTGCCCCCTTGTTCTGTATAGCTTTATGTAAAACTGACTGGATTGCCGAATGGAGTTTTGTTACCTCTGCTTCGCTCAGGCTGTCAGCCGGGCGGAGCGGGTTCAGACAGGCTTTAAACAAAGCTTCGTCCGCATACATATTGCCCACCCCTGCCAGCACCTTCTGGTCAAGGAGAACGGCCTTGATAGGTCCTTTACGCCCCGAAAGACGCTTACCAAGCACCTCCGGGGTAAAATCCTCTTCCAGAGGTTCAGGTCCCAGTTTTTCCAGAATAGTGTCCAGACTGGTAAGTAAGTTTATCCGCCCGAATTTGCGTATGTCTGTGAAGTATACCTGCTCTCCATTTTCCAAATGAAAGACCGCTCTGGTGAAACGGGGAAACTGTTCAGTCTCAGCCTTGACTGCCGTCAGCCCGCCGCTCATCTTCAAATGCACACTGATAAACAGCCCGCCGCTTAAGCTGATGATAATATACTTACCGCGGCGGCTAAGCCCGGTTACCTGCAAACCTGAGACCAGTTTGTTAAACTCGGTTTCAGGCGGGCAGAGCGTTTTTGCCCACAACGCTTCCATGCGGGTTATCTTTTTGCCCAGCAAATGGGGCATTATTTCGTTTTTTACCGTTTCCACTTCAGGCAGTTCAGGCATGATTTACTCCTTTGGTTAATTTGTGCTTCAGATAGGTCAGCCCTATTCCCAGCACTGCCCCCGAAAGCAGGTATGCCCCCAGCACATCACTTGGCCAGTGGGCATTTAAATATACTCTGGAAATACCCATAAAGACTACCGGCACAAGGCAAAGCAGCCGGAGTATAAACCTGAGTACAGGGCGGCGGATAAATTTGGGTATGATAAAAAATATCACCCCGTAACAGGCCAGAGCATAAGCGGTATGGCCTGAGGGGAAACTGGTGCCGCCGTCTTCCAGACTGCCGGGACGGGGGCGGTCAATAAGCCATTTGAATATATACACCACAAAAGCGGCAATGCCAGGCACCAGCGCACAGATTACGGACTGTAAACGGTAGCCTTTGCACCACAGCCAGATTACCGCCGCCCCCGGCGGAATAATCCAGACCGGAAAACTGCCCAGGCAGGAAATAAATTCCATAAATCCGTCAAAACCGGGCAGTGAAATATCTTGAATAAACCCTGAGATAGATGAATCCGCGGCTAAAACCGGGTTTAAAAATACCAGCCAGGCCAGCAGGATAAACACACCCAGCAGTATCAGATACGGCAGGTAATCACGCAGTTTTGCCAAGTCCGGTTTTACTCCATATCTCCCCAGTTAGCCCCGGATTTAAGCTCAACCTTGAGCGGTATTTCAAAGGCAACTGCACCTGACATGGTTTCTACAAGCAAATCACTCATCCGCCCAAGCTCTGCTGTGGGTACTTCAAATATAAGCTCATCATGCACCTGAAGCAGCAGGCGGCTTTTCAGCTTTTCTTCCTTAAGCTTTTCGTCCAGCCGGACCATAGCCAGCTTGATAATGTCAGCAGATGTTCCCTGTACCGGCATATTGATAGCCATACGCTCGGCTGATTCACGCAAAATACGGTTGGGTGAATTGATTTCCGGTATATAGCGGCGTCTGCCCAGCAGGGTTTCCACATAACCCTGAGTACGCACCTGCTGCTTAATCTCCGAGAAATAAACAGCCACCCGCGGATATTTTTCAAAATAGGCTTTTATAAACTTGTCAGCTTCTTCCAGCGAAAGCTCGGTAGCCTGTTCCAACCCGTAGCTGCTCATGCCGTATATCACCCCGAAATTTACGGTTTTAGCCAAGCGGCGTTGTTCTTTAGTCACTTTGGACGGGGATACATTCAGCAATCTGGCAGCGGTCGCAGTGTGAATATCCTGGTCACTCTGGAAAGCCTCTATCAGGGCGGGGTCTTGGGAAAGATGGGCCAGCACCCTGAGGTCTATTTGGGAATAATCTCCCGCCAGCAGCACTGTGCCCGGAGGCGCAATAAATGCCCGCCGTATCTCCCTGCCCATTTCCCCCCTGACAGGTATGTTTTGCAGATTAGGCTCGGAAGAAGATAACCTGCCGGTAGCTGTACGGGTCTGGTTGAAACTGGTATGCAGCCGCCGGGTATGCGGGTTTACCATACGCGGCAAGGTATCCAGATAGGTAGATTTCAGCTTTACCAGCATACGGTATTCCAGTATCAGGTCTACAATACGGTGCTTGCCCTTCAGCTCTTCAAGCACCTCTGCCCCGGTGGAATAGCCAGTTTTGGTCTTTTTGATAACCGGCAGTTTCAGTTCGTCAAAGAGTATCCGCCCCAGCTGCTGGGGGGAACCTATGTTAAAGCTATGCCCTGCCTGGGCATAGATATCTTCTTCCAGTTTAAATATCTGCCTGCCTGTCTTTTCAGCCATAGCCTTCAGCAAATCTGTATCCAGCATAATGCCGGTGCGTTCCATACCCAGCAGAATGGGCAAAAGGGGCATTTCCACCCTGGCAAATAAATCCATCAGCTTGGTTTCGGCAAGCTGGGCGGCAAAGATACCTTTGAGGCGGAAAGTGTAATCAGCCGCAAGCTGGGCTGCTTCTGAAAGCTGAACCTCGCTGAAAATGGTTTTTTTGCCGTTTCGGGTCAGTATATTTTCAATATCCGCAATCTCTATGCCGAAATGCTCAAAGATAAGATCTTTGATAGCCAGATTTTTTTCACCCAGCAGATGGGCGGCAATCATGGTATCAAAATCCAGCCCTTTTACTTCTTGCCCGGCAGATAAAAGCAAATTCATAAGGTACTTGGCGTTATGGGCGGTTTTACATATTTTTTCATCACCAAGCAGAGCTGCCAAGCCGGAATGCCCTTCGGTGGTAAACATCTGCCCTTCTGAAGCACTGCCGATAAACTCAGCGGGTACAAAACAAGCATCACCCGCCGCACTTGAAAGTGCCAGTGCCGTCAGGCGGGCATCCATAGCTTCTTCGGGAGTACCCGAAACCGCCAGCGCCAGCTCTTTGGCATTTGCCAGGCGTTTAACGATGCTGTCTATATTTTGGCTGTCTGCCACCGTATAGCGGGTTTCAATCTTTGGAGCGGCAGCGAACATATCCGGCGTACCCTGAAGCTGGTTTTCCCCTCCCGGCAGGCGGTCAATCAGCCTGAAAAACTCCAGCTCGCGGAATAGGTCTACCACTTTCTGGCGGTTATAGTGCTCTGCCCGGCATTCCTCAATACTGAAATCAAGCGGCAAATCACGCACGATAGTTGTCAGTATTTTACTGTCACGGGCTACTTCGGCATTGTCTGCCAGCTTTTTCTGAAGACCGGGCGGGCTTATTTTATCCAGATTTTTATAAATATCTTCTATGCCGCCATACTCTTCTATAAGTTTCTGGGCGGTTTTCGGGCCTATGCCGGGTACTCCAGGGATATTGTCAGACGGGTCACCCATAAGGGCTTTGTAATCTGCAATATGCTCCGGCCCCAAACCGTATTTTGCCCTTACCGCCGCCTCGTCATACAAACTGGTGCTGGCAAAAGAACCTGCCGGACCGGGATACAAAATGCGGATATCCGGCCCGACCAGCTGCATGGAATCTGCGTCTCCGGAGGCTATAATAACCTCCATACCTGCGGCAGCGGCTCTGGTTGCCAGCGTACCCAGCACATCATCAGCCTCAAAGCCGCTCTGTTCGTATACCGGCATATTAAAAGCATCTACAATCTGGCGTACCCGCCCCAGCTGGCTGACCAGTTCGTCAGGCATAGGCGGACGCTGGGCTTTGTAATCTTTGAACATTTCATGGCGGAAGGTTGGGCCTTTTCTGTCAAAGGATATGGCGTAACAATCCGGTTTAAGGTCTGTTAAGACTTTAATCAGTATGGAGGCGAAACCAAAAGCGGCACCCACTACTTCACCTGTTTTGCGGATTGCAAGCGGAGGAAGTACATGATACGCGCGGTGGACCAGATTAGTACCGTCAAAGAGGACTATTACAGGTTTATTCATAAACACATTATAGCAGATGAGACCAAAAGAGGTTCAGGTATTTTAGCCACTGTGAAGAAGCCTGAGCTAGGTTTCCAGCTGCAGTCCGCCGGATATCCAGACGTTTATGCCACCCTGCATGTTATATATGCTGGTAAAACTGTTCTCCAGCATAAGCTGGGCAGCAGATATAGAGCGGTTGCCTGAACGGCAGTAAACCAGGTAAGTTTTATTTTTATCCAGCAGGAAAAGCGAATTTTCAAAGGAAGCGTAATAATCCAGATTTACCGCACCCAGAATATGCCCCTGGGCATATTCGGATGGGGTACGCACATCCAGAATGACAAAGTCCGCAGAGCCGGAATTCTGGTCTATAAGGGCTTTGGCTTCGGCAACAGATATATTCTGTACAGCGGGCAGATTTACATCATCAACAGGAGAACCGGTAGCACAGCCTGTCAAAATCCCGGTACATACCAGCATAAATGCCAACAAGGCGGTTAAACCACGTTTGAAAGACACAGAGCTAAACACCGATAAAATTAGGCTGGAGCTTAACCCCGGAATAACCTGCCATAGTCTGCAAACAGGTTTCTTCCCGTTGGGTAATCCAGGTAGATACGCTTGTCAGCCCGAAATCAGACAACTGGCAGAAAGTAACCATAAGCTCATTGCAATAGCCGTAATAACGTGAAGAACGGTTGTCAAAGCTGACATTTCCCGTATCTGCCATCTGCTCTATTAAAGTGCGCAGTTTCAGGCGATTATAATAGGCCGCCCGCATTCCCGCCAGCATACCTTCGAAAAAAAGCTGAGCACGGAAGTTTATCATCTGACCTTCATTATTGAAAACCACATCAAAAGAGCCTCCGGTAGCACCGGATTCC
It encodes:
- the miaB gene encoding tRNA (N6-isopentenyl adenosine(37)-C2)-methylthiotransferase MiaB, coding for MPGYYLWTIGCQMNQAESERLGRLFELWGYSPADKAEDAELVLVNSCVVREHAENKVINRLHLLRKLKDKNSRLKIALTGCLVGQDISSIRKKFPFIDYIFEPGSIPDWHEIPQGFILPLKPPVSASVTIMQGCNNFCTYCVVPYRRGREKSRTIAEIYCEAAELVRRGSREVVLLGQNVDSYGHDLPEKPCLADLLHALHDIPGLLRIRFLTSHPKDISQKLIDAMANLPKVCHSLSLPVQAGADTILAAMRRGYTSEQYRELVGRLKTAMPDISLQTDLIVGFPSETAEQFDQSYKLMSDIGYDAIHVAAYSPRPQTVAARDMADNVPVAEKKRRLKLIEDLQKETVSKANAALVDTFAEVLVEGRQKNKWQGRTLGGKLVFLESDQPLEGCLISVKIFKASPWSLQAKLVNILES
- the mscL gene encoding large conductance mechanosensitive channel protein MscL; the protein is MFKEFKTFIMRGNVVDLAVGIVIGAAFGAIVNSLVKDVLMPPVGLLLGNVDFSNLFIVLKEGAASGPYESLLVAQTAGAVTINYGVFINALINFLILAAAIFFFIVRPLNQLAARQKSKDAAAPAQTDTKDCPYCATRIPLKAKKCPYCTSELKQTG
- the mutM gene encoding DNA-formamidopyrimidine glycosylase gives rise to the protein MPELPEVETVKNEIMPHLLGKKITRMEALWAKTLCPPETEFNKLVSGLQVTGLSRRGKYIIISLSGGLFISVHLKMSGGLTAVKAETEQFPRFTRAVFHLENGEQVYFTDIRKFGRINLLTSLDTILEKLGPEPLEEDFTPEVLGKRLSGRKGPIKAVLLDQKVLAGVGNMYADEALFKACLNPLRPADSLSEAEVTKLHSAIQSVLHKAIQNKGASVSTYHRPDGSKGGAQLEFNVAHRRGEVCPECGAPITRQLIRQRACYFCPHCQS
- a CDS encoding phosphatase PAP2 family protein — its product is MAKLRDYLPYLILLGVFILLAWLVFLNPVLAADSSISGFIQDISLPGFDGFMEFISCLGSFPVWIIPPGAAVIWLWCKGYRLQSVICALVPGIAAFVVYIFKWLIDRPRPGSLEDGGTSFPSGHTAYALACYGVIFFIIPKFIRRPVLRFILRLLCLVPVVFMGISRVYLNAHWPSDVLGAYLLSGAVLGIGLTYLKHKLTKGVNHA
- the polA gene encoding DNA polymerase I, which produces MNKPVIVLFDGTNLVHRAYHVLPPLAIRKTGEVVGAAFGFASILIKVLTDLKPDCYAISFDRKGPTFRHEMFKDYKAQRPPMPDELVSQLGRVRQIVDAFNMPVYEQSGFEADDVLGTLATRAAAAGMEVIIASGDADSMQLVGPDIRILYPGPAGSFASTSLYDEAAVRAKYGLGPEHIADYKALMGDPSDNIPGVPGIGPKTAQKLIEEYGGIEDIYKNLDKISPPGLQKKLADNAEVARDSKILTTIVRDLPLDFSIEECRAEHYNRQKVVDLFRELEFFRLIDRLPGGENQLQGTPDMFAAAPKIETRYTVADSQNIDSIVKRLANAKELALAVSGTPEEAMDARLTALALSSAAGDACFVPAEFIGSASEGQMFTTEGHSGLAALLGDEKICKTAHNAKYLMNLLLSAGQEVKGLDFDTMIAAHLLGEKNLAIKDLIFEHFGIEIADIENILTRNGKKTIFSEVQLSEAAQLAADYTFRLKGIFAAQLAETKLMDLFARVEMPLLPILLGMERTGIMLDTDLLKAMAEKTGRQIFKLEEDIYAQAGHSFNIGSPQQLGRILFDELKLPVIKKTKTGYSTGAEVLEELKGKHRIVDLILEYRMLVKLKSTYLDTLPRMVNPHTRRLHTSFNQTRTATGRLSSSEPNLQNIPVRGEMGREIRRAFIAPPGTVLLAGDYSQIDLRVLAHLSQDPALIEAFQSDQDIHTATAARLLNVSPSKVTKEQRRLAKTVNFGVIYGMSSYGLEQATELSLEEADKFIKAYFEKYPRVAVYFSEIKQQVRTQGYVETLLGRRRYIPEINSPNRILRESAERMAINMPVQGTSADIIKLAMVRLDEKLKEEKLKSRLLLQVHDELIFEVPTAELGRMSDLLVETMSGAVAFEIPLKVELKSGANWGDME
- a CDS encoding rhodanese-like domain-containing protein encodes the protein MSFKRGLTALLAFMLVCTGILTGCATGSPVDDVNLPAVQNISVAEAKALIDQNSGSADFVILDVRTPSEYAQGHILGAVNLDYYASFENSLFLLDKNKTYLVYCRSGNRSISAAQLMLENSFTSIYNMQGGINVWISGGLQLET